Proteins co-encoded in one Lentisphaera araneosa HTCC2155 genomic window:
- the rsfS gene encoding ribosome silencing factor, with protein sequence MSQISSEEKAKLIADLCEELKAVDIKTIDVRETSTVTDFYVVCTGNSEPHLKAIATRVHMDLKHKDMDYNTVDADEQSHWVVQDYGNVILHIFHPDARRHYNIEEFWMRNSQDTPWDCPENQILRDELMRRNTY encoded by the coding sequence ATGAGTCAAATTAGTTCAGAAGAAAAAGCAAAGCTCATTGCCGACCTTTGTGAAGAGTTAAAAGCTGTTGATATTAAAACAATTGATGTGAGAGAAACCTCAACGGTCACAGATTTTTACGTTGTGTGCACAGGTAATTCAGAGCCACATTTGAAGGCAATTGCAACACGAGTTCACATGGACTTGAAGCATAAAGACATGGATTATAATACAGTCGATGCTGATGAACAGAGTCATTGGGTTGTGCAAGATTATGGAAATGTCATATTACATATTTTTCATCCTGATGCTCGTCGTCACTATAACATCGAAGAATTTTGGATGCGTAACTCACAAGATACTCCTTGGGATTGCCCTGAGAATCAAATTCTCCGTGATGAATTAATGCGTCGTAATACGTATTAA
- the nadD gene encoding nicotinate (nicotinamide) nucleotide adenylyltransferase has translation MEIIETAVLGGTFDPVHKGHLALAHDILERELAQEVMFVPSARPPHKSGQKITSSEDRLAMLELAIQDEEKFLISDYEIENNYRESYTIHTLTALKTAMPSRRFKLVIGMDNLEILHTWYKYADIIRDYPVITYGRPGVKKQFQFNLIERFAGRQVENLMRGIIDDGPQNNISSTEIRQGIATGKVNESLVIPQVMEYIKDKGLYNESN, from the coding sequence TTGGAAATAATTGAAACTGCAGTATTGGGCGGAACTTTTGACCCAGTTCATAAAGGTCATTTAGCCTTGGCGCATGATATTCTTGAAAGAGAGTTGGCGCAAGAAGTGATGTTTGTTCCCAGTGCTCGTCCACCCCACAAAAGCGGTCAAAAAATCACCTCTTCGGAAGACCGTTTAGCGATGTTAGAACTAGCTATACAAGATGAAGAAAAGTTTTTGATCTCGGATTATGAAATCGAAAACAACTATCGTGAATCTTACACTATCCATACTTTAACCGCTTTGAAGACAGCAATGCCTTCGAGACGTTTTAAATTAGTCATTGGTATGGATAATTTAGAGATTTTGCACACTTGGTATAAATACGCCGATATTATTAGAGATTATCCAGTGATTACTTATGGTCGTCCTGGAGTAAAGAAACAATTCCAATTTAACTTGATTGAACGCTTTGCGGGTCGTCAAGTTGAGAACTTGATGCGCGGGATCATTGACGATGGACCACAAAATAACATTTCTTCTACAGAGATTCGCCAAGGAATTGCGACAGGAAAAGTTAACGAAAGCCTTGTGATTCCCCAAGTCATGGAATACATAAAGGACAAAGGATTATATAATGAGTCAAATTAG
- a CDS encoding OmpA family protein yields the protein MKLFKYLTYSSLLALLASCASDDNTYTRSESREPNMNIPGGSGPLYGDGDTIDNGLPPIEDGTFVNDSDIGAVLNNSEHGTPVAHDIEPVYFAFDSAAVRSAEDAKIQAIAEFLTSNPSFTLVIGGHCDERGSDEYNRTLSEKRALSVKESLLSASPDLEMRIETVAYGEEKPAVVGADSQSYAKNRRAEFEVYDAN from the coding sequence ATGAAACTTTTTAAGTACCTCACTTACTCCTCACTCCTCGCCCTACTCGCAAGTTGCGCCAGTGACGACAACACCTACACACGCTCTGAGTCACGTGAACCTAACATGAACATTCCAGGTGGATCAGGACCTCTTTACGGTGACGGCGACACCATAGATAATGGCCTCCCTCCAATTGAAGATGGCACTTTCGTTAATGACAGTGATATAGGTGCTGTACTTAACAACAGTGAACATGGCACTCCAGTTGCTCACGACATAGAGCCCGTTTACTTTGCTTTTGATAGTGCAGCTGTCCGCAGTGCGGAAGACGCAAAAATCCAAGCCATTGCTGAATTCCTCACTTCTAACCCGAGCTTCACTCTCGTCATTGGCGGCCACTGCGACGAACGCGGTAGCGACGAATACAACCGCACTCTCTCTGAAAAGCGTGCTCTATCAGTAAAAGAATCACTCCTTAGTGCTTCTCCAGATTTAGAAATGCGTATCGAAACCGTTGCCTACGGCGAAGAAAAACCCGCTGTGGTTGGTGCCGATAGTCAGTCATACGCAAAAAACCGTCGTGCTGAATTCGAAGTTTACGACGCTAACTAA
- a CDS encoding OmpA family protein has protein sequence MKFKTLQICTFLAVISLMTACQSTEDGTSGSGDLANSPNTQEADPSSKVFSPEDQSPELNPSTSISDGLFSKGGKNPFDLDGEKIHHNFSPVYFGFNSASIDKSNLRPLKILAKYIADNKDFHLVISGHTDEKGSEQYNRILSEKRALAVREKLISFYDIKNKIHTIGMGEEQPASLGDSIKDHAKNRRAQFEIIAVSK, from the coding sequence GTGAAATTTAAGACTTTACAAATCTGCACTTTCCTTGCAGTCATTAGTTTAATGACTGCTTGTCAATCCACAGAGGATGGAACTTCTGGCTCTGGTGATCTTGCGAACTCCCCAAATACCCAAGAAGCCGACCCCTCAAGTAAAGTTTTCTCACCCGAGGATCAATCTCCCGAGCTCAACCCATCAACTAGTATTAGTGATGGCCTATTTTCAAAAGGTGGTAAAAACCCTTTTGATTTAGATGGTGAAAAAATCCACCACAACTTCTCCCCCGTTTATTTTGGTTTTAATTCAGCCTCAATTGACAAGAGCAACCTAAGACCTTTAAAAATCCTAGCCAAGTACATTGCCGACAACAAAGACTTCCACCTAGTTATATCTGGACACACTGACGAAAAAGGTTCTGAACAATACAACCGAATCCTAAGTGAAAAACGCGCTCTTGCCGTCAGAGAAAAGCTCATCTCATTCTACGATATAAAGAATAAAATCCACACGATTGGTATGGGAGAAGAACAACCCGCAAGTCTCGGTGACTCCATCAAAGACCATGCAAAAAATAGAAGAGCGCAATTCGAAATCATTGCCGTCTCTAAATAA